The Candidatus Aminicenantes bacterium genome contains the following window.
ATGCAAACTGCTGAAGGGCTGGCCAAGGCGCACCAAAAAGGAATCATTCACCGCGATATCAAGCCGGGCAATATCCTGCTCAGCGAGGACGGCTTGGTCAAGATCCTTGACTTCGGCCTGGCCAAGCTGGCCGGCGCTTCGGTTCTGACCCAGGACGGGATCACATTGGGCACAGTCGCCTACATGTCCCCGGAGCAGTCCCGGGGGGAGGCGGTCGACCGCCGCACGGATATCTGGTCCCTGGGGGTCGTCCTATACGAGATGCTGGCTGGGCGCCCCCCATTTGCCGGCGACTATCCGCAGTCAATCATTTATGGAATCCAAAATGAAACCCCGGCTCCCATGACGTCTTTGCGAAGCGGCGTCCCTCTGCAGCTGGAACACATCCTGAATAAAACCCTGGCCAAAGCGATGGCCGAGCGCTATCAATCCCTGGACGATCTGCTGGTGGATCTGC
Protein-coding sequences here:
- a CDS encoding serine/threonine-protein kinase, with product MIGKTVLHYRIISQLGAGGMGVVYKAEDLNLRRMVALKFLPVEATRDPEIKRRFFNEARAASALDHPNICSVHEINETSDGLVFMVMACYTGQTLNERVRQGPLPIPEALRITMQTAEGLAKAHQKGIIHRDIKPGNILLSEDGLVKILDFGLAKLAGASVLTQDGITLGTVAYMSPEQSRGEAVDRRTDIWSLGVVLYEMLAGRPPFAGDYPQSIIYGIQNETPAPMTSLRSGVPLQLEHILNKTLAKAMAERYQSLDDLLVDL